A window from Rhodothermus sp. encodes these proteins:
- a CDS encoding putative LPS assembly protein LptD, which translates to MRYGWGWLLFALYLSLPAQTQPVSTPARTSGTDGVHFSARDSLVLLLDTPEGDRGHLVGDARVQYRDLELTAYRIDLLFDQEELRATGLPVDTGVVGLPRFRQGNDTFTGRELRYNLRTERGRVVKAQTRLEDGYLQAQVVKVTEDSVLYVQDGTYSTCPCTDGRAPSYSLRTRKMKVEGRWIYTGPIQLYLFNIPTPIWLPFGFLPAIEGRRSGPLPVQYGEDERGFYLRGWGWYWAISDYMDLQIRGGIWTKGSWQISPLFRYAKRYAFSGQLMLDYLHNRNGEKGDPDFSITNTASFRWTHNQTLGPSANFSANVNLTTSNYLRAISERYDDRVRQTLSSSIRYSKNWSQAGRALNLSLSHQEVLTTGAVQLAFPQLSFSQRAFKPFRRSTGSRERWYERITVSYSGTLNNLFSFTPLPDETLLARGDTSALDITWYDALFSPSAYRRATGQEVPFQFRATHRVPVSASFSMRRLPLLNRPFPVTFSTSLNYQEDWFIRTERRRVDSTGRVITRSVPGFFALRQFSTGISASTTIYGLFPVRLGPFEGLRHTVRPSLSFAYRPDFSTDFWGYMRTYQDTTGRIVRYPIVSGVPVGRTQSLSFTLGNVFETKRVRTDTSGNVQRQTLQLLIVDLSTSYNFAADSLRLSTINISARTSALGPLRLTSSLVLSPYALTPDGRLINRYVLDLRRGRLARITSFRLSASLSLRSRTRQPLGEAATPPRARFGDPFTPDLITSPIPSLLDPTLHYADFSIPWSLNVNFSYSMNRPAQRLTRSAILNLSFDFNLTPKWKIQGRSGYDFVRQELATTSLFIVRDLGCWQMSLSWIPFGRYQSYAFELYVKSGRLRDLLRLRQPRSDIRGRFRQLR; encoded by the coding sequence ATGCGCTATGGGTGGGGATGGCTGCTGTTCGCCCTGTACCTGAGTCTCCCGGCTCAGACCCAGCCAGTAAGTACACCCGCCCGTACGTCCGGTACCGATGGCGTGCACTTCAGCGCACGCGACTCGCTGGTTCTGTTGCTCGACACCCCGGAAGGCGACCGGGGACACCTGGTAGGCGATGCCCGTGTTCAGTATCGCGACCTGGAACTGACTGCCTACCGGATCGACCTGCTCTTTGATCAGGAAGAGTTACGAGCCACCGGACTTCCCGTCGATACAGGCGTCGTAGGCCTTCCCCGATTTCGTCAGGGCAACGACACTTTCACCGGACGTGAACTCCGGTACAACCTGCGTACCGAACGCGGACGCGTTGTCAAGGCCCAGACCCGCCTCGAAGACGGCTACCTGCAAGCGCAGGTGGTAAAGGTTACCGAAGACAGCGTCCTGTACGTACAGGACGGTACCTACTCCACCTGTCCCTGCACCGACGGTCGGGCCCCTTCCTATTCACTGCGGACCCGCAAAATGAAGGTCGAAGGGCGCTGGATCTACACCGGCCCCATCCAGCTCTATCTGTTTAATATCCCTACACCGATATGGCTGCCCTTTGGCTTTTTGCCGGCCATCGAAGGCCGCCGAAGCGGTCCACTACCCGTACAGTACGGCGAGGACGAACGCGGCTTTTACCTGCGCGGCTGGGGATGGTACTGGGCCATCAGCGACTATATGGATCTGCAGATTCGTGGCGGCATCTGGACAAAAGGAAGCTGGCAGATCAGTCCACTGTTTCGTTATGCCAAACGCTATGCCTTCAGTGGCCAACTCATGCTCGACTATTTGCATAACCGAAATGGCGAAAAAGGCGACCCAGACTTCAGCATCACCAATACGGCTTCTTTTCGCTGGACCCACAATCAGACGCTGGGGCCGTCAGCCAACTTCTCAGCGAACGTCAATCTGACTACCTCCAACTACCTGCGCGCTATTTCTGAGCGCTACGATGATCGCGTGCGGCAGACCCTCTCGTCCAGCATTCGCTACAGTAAAAACTGGTCGCAGGCCGGCCGTGCACTCAATCTGTCGCTTTCGCATCAGGAAGTGCTGACGACCGGCGCCGTACAACTTGCTTTTCCTCAGCTCTCCTTTTCCCAGCGTGCTTTTAAGCCGTTCCGGCGCAGTACCGGCTCTCGGGAACGCTGGTATGAACGTATTACGGTCAGCTACAGTGGAACGCTCAACAACCTGTTCAGCTTTACGCCACTTCCGGACGAAACACTGCTGGCCCGAGGCGACACCAGCGCCCTGGACATTACCTGGTACGATGCGCTCTTTTCCCCCAGCGCCTACCGACGGGCTACGGGACAGGAAGTCCCTTTTCAGTTTCGGGCAACCCATCGAGTCCCGGTATCCGCCAGCTTTTCAATGCGCCGCCTGCCGCTCCTTAACCGTCCCTTCCCCGTCACTTTCTCGACCAGCCTGAACTATCAGGAAGACTGGTTCATCCGTACCGAACGACGAAGGGTCGACAGCACAGGCCGCGTCATCACACGTTCCGTCCCCGGCTTTTTTGCTCTGCGTCAGTTCTCAACCGGCATTTCGGCATCTACCACAATTTATGGACTGTTCCCTGTCCGCCTCGGTCCCTTCGAAGGCCTGCGGCATACCGTGCGGCCCAGCCTGAGCTTTGCCTATCGCCCGGACTTCTCCACAGACTTCTGGGGCTATATGCGCACCTACCAGGACACCACCGGCCGGATCGTACGCTACCCGATTGTCTCCGGCGTACCGGTAGGACGCACGCAGAGCCTGTCGTTTACGCTGGGCAACGTGTTTGAAACGAAACGCGTACGCACCGACACCTCCGGCAATGTCCAGCGTCAAACACTACAATTGCTCATCGTCGATCTGTCGACCAGCTATAACTTTGCAGCCGATTCATTACGGCTGTCCACGATCAATATCAGTGCACGCACTTCAGCCCTGGGCCCCCTGCGCCTGACCTCCTCCCTGGTACTGTCGCCCTATGCCCTGACCCCCGATGGCCGCCTGATCAACCGATATGTGTTGGATCTGCGCCGAGGCCGTCTGGCCCGCATAACCAGCTTCCGGCTCAGCGCTTCACTCAGCCTTCGTAGTCGCACGCGTCAACCCCTTGGAGAAGCTGCGACACCACCCCGTGCCCGATTTGGCGATCCCTTCACGCCGGATCTGATCACCAGTCCGATCCCTTCGCTACTGGATCCAACGCTGCACTATGCCGACTTCTCCATCCCCTGGTCACTCAATGTAAACTTCAGCTACAGCATGAATCGGCCAGCCCAGCGCCTGACGCGAAGTGCCATTCTGAACCTGTCGTTTGATTTCAACCTGACGCCCAAATGGAAAATTCAGGGACGCAGCGGCTATGACTTTGTCCGGCAAGAACTGGCCACAACCAGTCTGTTCATTGTGCGCGATCTGGGTTGCTGGCAGATGAGTCTCTCCTGGATTCCCTTCGGTCGCTACCAGTCCTACGCCTTTGAACTGTACGTTAAAAGCGGCCGGCTACGCGATCTACTGCGCCTGCGCCAACCACGATCGGATATCCGGGGACGCTTCCGGCAATTGCGCTAA
- a CDS encoding BON domain-containing protein encodes MIRFAFWHRFSRATRADRKLTRRLARRIEADRELAEMTSVHVYVLAGHVTLYGFVRGYRTRDRLLDVVCSVPGVRSVEASLQVLPVDEIELVDA; translated from the coding sequence ATGATTCGATTCGCTTTCTGGCATCGTTTTTCCCGCGCCACTCGCGCCGACCGTAAGCTGACCCGCCGGCTGGCCCGTCGCATTGAGGCGGACCGGGAACTGGCTGAAATGACCAGTGTGCACGTCTATGTTCTGGCAGGCCATGTGACACTTTACGGTTTCGTACGGGGCTATCGTACCCGCGATCGTCTATTGGATGTGGTGTGCTCGGTGCCAGGCGTGCGCTCGGTGGAGGCCAGCCTGCAGGTGCTGCCCGTGGACGAAATAGAGCTGGTTGACGCCTGA
- a CDS encoding GNAT family N-acetyltransferase has protein sequence MPARTHLTSTLEIREGLEGLTPGRIMTLYRRAPLLRPVDDPQRVWQMFENASLVLTAWHEGRLVGIARVLTDGVLYSYLCDLAVEPDVQGLGIGRRLIEAVLERCRGTELVLRDSDLSAGFYARLGFERVRNAWMRRA, from the coding sequence ATGCCTGCCCGTACACACCTGACCAGTACCCTGGAAATCCGAGAGGGATTGGAGGGACTGACTCCCGGGCGTATCATGACGCTCTACCGACGCGCTCCTCTGTTACGCCCGGTCGACGATCCCCAGCGGGTCTGGCAGATGTTCGAAAACGCCTCGCTGGTATTGACCGCCTGGCACGAAGGCCGGCTGGTAGGTATTGCCCGCGTGCTGACTGACGGCGTGCTTTACAGTTATCTATGTGATCTGGCCGTTGAACCGGACGTGCAGGGGTTAGGTATCGGACGCCGACTCATTGAGGCAGTGCTGGAACGTTGTAGGGGGACCGAGTTGGTCCTGCGCGATTCGGATCTGTCCGCCGGCTTCTACGCCCGGCTGGGCTTCGAGCGTGTCCGCAACGCCTGGATGCGCCGTGCCTGA
- the sucC gene encoding ADP-forming succinate--CoA ligase subunit beta yields the protein MKLHEYQAKEILQRYGVATQPGYVARSVEEAVEAARRLQQEHGYELFVVKAQIHAGGRGKGGGVKLAKGIDAVREKANAILGMNLVTPQTGPEGQKVRAVLVAGAVDIAKEYYLGITLDRQRSQHVIMASSEGGVEIEEVAARAPEKILKVWVDPAIGLRPFQARRLAFGLGFEGNAFKQAVQFIQALYRAYEETDSSLAEINPLVLTQQGDVVAVDAKINLDDNALFRHPDLAELRDIHEEDPLEVEASTYRLNYVRLNGNVGCMVNGAGLAMATMDLIKLAGGEPANFLDVGGGASPETVEAGFRIILKDPNVKVVLVNIFGGIVRCDRVARGIVEAARKVQINVPLIVRLQGTNAEEARAILEASGLEIETATLFKEVAEKVNQALRRVTAT from the coding sequence ATGAAACTGCACGAGTATCAGGCCAAAGAGATTCTGCAACGCTATGGTGTAGCCACGCAACCCGGCTACGTCGCGCGTAGCGTGGAAGAAGCGGTCGAAGCTGCTCGACGCTTGCAGCAGGAGCATGGGTATGAGCTGTTTGTGGTAAAAGCGCAGATTCATGCCGGTGGACGCGGCAAGGGTGGTGGCGTCAAACTGGCAAAAGGCATCGACGCGGTGCGGGAGAAGGCGAATGCCATTTTGGGCATGAATCTGGTCACGCCGCAGACAGGTCCCGAAGGGCAGAAAGTGCGCGCTGTACTGGTGGCCGGTGCTGTCGATATTGCAAAAGAGTACTATCTGGGCATTACGCTGGACCGCCAGCGCAGCCAGCATGTGATCATGGCCTCGAGCGAGGGTGGGGTGGAGATTGAAGAAGTGGCTGCCCGCGCGCCCGAAAAGATTCTGAAGGTCTGGGTGGATCCTGCCATCGGGCTACGGCCATTTCAGGCGCGACGGCTGGCCTTCGGGTTGGGCTTTGAAGGTAACGCGTTTAAGCAGGCCGTGCAGTTTATTCAGGCGCTCTACCGGGCCTATGAGGAGACAGATAGTTCGCTGGCCGAAATCAACCCGCTTGTGCTGACCCAGCAGGGCGACGTGGTGGCGGTTGATGCCAAGATCAATCTGGATGATAACGCCCTCTTCCGGCACCCCGATCTGGCTGAGTTGCGCGACATTCATGAGGAGGATCCACTGGAGGTGGAAGCCAGCACGTACCGATTGAACTACGTGCGGCTGAACGGAAATGTGGGCTGTATGGTGAACGGCGCCGGACTGGCCATGGCCACGATGGACCTGATCAAGCTGGCCGGTGGCGAGCCGGCCAACTTTCTGGATGTGGGAGGGGGCGCCAGTCCGGAAACAGTAGAGGCAGGCTTCCGCATTATTTTGAAAGATCCAAACGTCAAGGTTGTTTTAGTCAATATCTTTGGAGGCATTGTGCGCTGTGACCGCGTCGCTCGTGGTATTGTGGAAGCTGCCCGTAAGGTACAGATCAATGTGCCCCTGATTGTGCGTCTTCAGGGCACCAATGCCGAAGAGGCGCGTGCTATTCTGGAGGCCAGTGGCCTGGAGATCGAAACGGCCACGCTCTTTAAAGAAGTCGCCGAGAAAGTAAATCAGGCGCTGCGCCGCGTGACCGCAACCTGA
- a CDS encoding LptF/LptG family permease: protein MSLIDRHIVRRLLRGYLFFTGALVVFFIVLHYVEYIDDFMDRGASMREVFLIYYPSYIPEIVRLTSPLALFLACLYVTGRMAQGLEIVALQMSGVSLYRLLRPYVLVALGLTGFMFWFNGWVVPVTNRTVVAFDEKYLSKTPRQFDLSHLHRQARPGQLLSVGYYDRERRIAYRISLQQFAEAHRLVYRLDAPRMEWRDSLQAWIVPEGIERHFEPDGREVRRPVRHRLLALPLYPRDLARTERDVEAMTLPDAAAHLATLRRSGVGHLGRPLVAYYSKFAYPFANLILVLIGVPLASVRRRGGQAVQIGIGLGVAFAYLALQKLIEPFGYAETLAPWLAAWLPHLLFFAGALGLIAQTRT from the coding sequence ATGTCGTTGATTGATCGCCATATCGTTCGCCGCCTGTTACGTGGTTACCTGTTTTTTACAGGGGCGCTGGTTGTCTTCTTCATTGTGCTGCATTATGTGGAGTACATTGATGATTTTATGGATCGGGGCGCCTCGATGCGTGAAGTCTTTCTGATTTACTACCCCAGCTACATCCCAGAAATTGTACGACTCACTTCGCCCCTGGCGCTCTTCCTGGCCTGCCTGTATGTGACGGGACGCATGGCTCAGGGACTGGAAATCGTCGCCCTACAGATGAGTGGCGTGTCGCTCTACCGTCTGCTGCGTCCGTATGTGCTGGTGGCATTGGGACTAACGGGCTTCATGTTCTGGTTCAACGGCTGGGTAGTGCCGGTTACTAACCGAACCGTTGTAGCCTTCGATGAAAAATACCTGTCAAAGACACCGCGTCAGTTCGATCTAAGCCATCTGCACCGGCAGGCACGCCCCGGTCAGCTGCTTTCGGTGGGCTATTATGACCGGGAGCGACGCATAGCCTACCGTATCTCCTTGCAGCAGTTCGCAGAGGCCCACCGTCTTGTCTATCGCCTGGATGCTCCCCGCATGGAATGGCGTGATTCGCTGCAGGCCTGGATAGTACCGGAGGGCATTGAGCGGCATTTTGAGCCAGATGGCCGTGAAGTACGTCGTCCGGTGCGCCATCGGCTTCTGGCGCTTCCACTCTATCCACGTGATCTGGCACGTACCGAGCGGGACGTCGAAGCCATGACGCTTCCGGATGCAGCTGCCCATCTGGCCACGTTGCGCCGCTCTGGCGTTGGCCATCTGGGTCGTCCGCTGGTGGCTTATTACAGTAAGTTTGCCTATCCCTTCGCTAACCTGATCCTGGTACTCATTGGCGTCCCCCTGGCTTCGGTACGCCGCCGGGGAGGCCAGGCCGTCCAGATTGGTATCGGATTGGGTGTGGCCTTTGCCTACCTGGCCCTCCAGAAATTGATCGAGCCGTTTGGCTATGCCGAAACCCTCGCGCCATGGCTGGCGGCCTGGCTTCCACATCTGCTATTTTTCGCAGGTGCGCTCGGGCTTATCGCACAGACGCGCACCTGA
- a CDS encoding DUF3467 domain-containing protein translates to MAGHPNFPGNDPQRIDIELTEEVAEGRYANLVMIAHSAEEFILDFIRIMPGLPKARVQSRIIITPSHAKRLLRALADNISRYEATYGEIEVPEPGPPIHFGGPEGEA, encoded by the coding sequence ATGGCTGGCCATCCGAACTTTCCAGGAAACGATCCGCAACGCATCGACATCGAATTGACCGAAGAAGTGGCCGAAGGGCGCTATGCCAATCTGGTGATGATTGCTCATTCGGCCGAGGAGTTTATTCTGGACTTTATTCGGATCATGCCGGGACTACCCAAGGCGCGCGTGCAGAGTCGCATCATCATCACCCCGTCTCACGCCAAGCGCCTGCTGCGGGCGCTGGCCGATAACATCAGCCGTTACGAGGCCACTTACGGTGAGATTGAAGTGCCTGAACCCGGCCCACCTATTCATTTTGGCGGCCCCGAAGGGGAAGCCTGA
- a CDS encoding ATP-binding protein, translating to MPPSHPHSQITHGYASGFGSEPTLFIATLSPEGICYESNPAWEELFGRLAAPWQRLSEEDQLRFRELLVRAAQGQRILHEVLMLQLPGRDEPVPALFNLIPVRLPTQGDEPVALVAIAELLVEPSSLTYSQSQRHRLETLGRMALGIAHDFNNLLTTLLGHLELLRRSLEAVATPEEATHHLQALERVALDGAALMRKLQEYVRQEKPTTQEVIDLPALLEECLMLTRPYWYNEPRRQGIDIRVETHLEPVPPIQGIATELRQVFTNLILNAVQAMPQGGTLRIETAFDATQGVMVHVSDTGIGMSESVRRRIFEPLFTTKPEGSGMGLAIVAGIVRAHEGRIEVASEPGVGTTFTLYFPPAEAPRHPSVSVQEESPVAPVRVLLVDDEAGVRNVLARLLALRGHTVVQAASAQEALEQLQRERFDIVFTDQGMPEISGLELARHIRRQHAGLPIVLITGDTEVPARHGLIDAVLQKPFRLEMLEQLIRQLCRRGAS from the coding sequence ATGCCACCTTCCCACCCACATTCGCAGATAACCCACGGTTACGCCTCCGGCTTTGGATCGGAGCCCACGCTGTTTATCGCCACACTATCGCCAGAAGGCATCTGCTACGAATCCAATCCAGCCTGGGAAGAACTGTTCGGCCGGCTGGCTGCTCCCTGGCAGCGTCTGTCGGAAGAGGACCAGCTGCGCTTCCGAGAGCTACTTGTACGGGCTGCTCAGGGACAACGCATCCTGCATGAAGTGCTGATGCTTCAGCTTCCTGGCCGGGATGAACCGGTTCCTGCGCTATTCAACCTGATCCCGGTACGCCTGCCCACGCAGGGAGATGAACCGGTAGCACTGGTTGCCATCGCCGAGCTGCTGGTTGAACCCTCCAGTCTGACCTACAGCCAGAGTCAACGGCATCGCCTGGAAACCCTGGGACGCATGGCGTTGGGCATTGCGCACGATTTTAACAACCTGCTGACCACGCTGCTGGGCCATCTGGAACTCCTGCGGCGGTCGCTGGAAGCTGTGGCTACGCCTGAAGAAGCAACGCATCATCTGCAGGCCCTGGAGCGCGTCGCCCTGGATGGTGCAGCACTGATGCGTAAACTGCAGGAATACGTGCGTCAGGAAAAGCCAACAACACAGGAGGTGATCGATCTGCCGGCCCTGCTGGAAGAATGCCTCATGCTTACCCGTCCTTACTGGTACAATGAGCCGCGCCGTCAGGGGATTGACATTCGTGTAGAAACGCATCTGGAGCCAGTACCTCCCATTCAGGGGATAGCCACAGAGCTCCGCCAGGTGTTTACCAACCTGATTCTCAATGCCGTCCAGGCCATGCCGCAGGGGGGCACGCTTCGGATAGAGACCGCTTTCGATGCTACGCAGGGCGTGATGGTCCACGTGTCCGACACCGGCATCGGCATGTCCGAATCCGTTCGACGTCGTATTTTCGAGCCGCTCTTTACGACCAAGCCTGAAGGGTCGGGCATGGGGCTGGCGATCGTGGCCGGTATTGTACGCGCCCATGAGGGGCGCATTGAGGTAGCCAGCGAGCCAGGTGTGGGCACTACGTTCACCCTGTACTTTCCGCCGGCCGAAGCGCCACGGCATCCTTCGGTGTCGGTCCAAGAAGAATCTCCCGTAGCTCCCGTACGTGTGCTGCTGGTCGACGATGAAGCTGGCGTGCGCAATGTGCTTGCACGTCTGCTGGCACTGCGCGGGCACACCGTCGTCCAGGCTGCCTCCGCTCAAGAAGCGTTGGAACAGCTACAGCGGGAGCGCTTCGACATCGTTTTTACAGACCAGGGCATGCCCGAAATCAGCGGCCTGGAACTGGCCCGCCACATTCGAAGGCAGCACGCCGGGTTACCTATTGTGCTGATTACGGGCGATACCGAAGTGCCTGCTCGCCATGGCCTGATTGATGCTGTCCTTCAAAAACCCTTTCGGCTTGAAATGCTTGAGCAGCTTATTCGTCAGCTCTGTCGTCGAGGTGCGTCATAA
- the lon gene encoding endopeptidase La, whose product MRYGDLLYLLDEDPEQSIPLPTPDEQRAMSAEEVPETLPILALRNTVLYPGVVLPITIGRDASLKLVRDAFAGDRLIGVVAQRSSEIENPTPDDLYRVGTVASILKLIKMPDGSKSIVIQGRRRFEIDEYVQTDPYFVARVHPLDDSLEGVDEVELQARVRSIKELAVQIVNLSPNLPSEAAYAIQNIESPSFLIYFIGSNLPIDVAAKQELLEAHSILEQADLLMQHLSRELQVLQLSQEIRSRVKSDVDRQQREYLLRQQLKAIQEELGEADETAEIEELRKRAEEKPLPEHARKAVLKEIERLSRMNPASPDYAVTRNYIDWILELPWQEYSEDHLDLQEAQRILDEDHYGLEQVKKRILEYLAVLKLKGDMKAPILCFVGPPGVGKTSLGKSIARALGRKFVRVSLGGVRDEAEIRGHRRTYVGALPGRIIQGMKKAGTANPVFMLDEIDKLGADFRGDPSSALLEVLDPEQNYAFSDHYLELEYDLSRVLFIATANYLDLIPAPLRDRMEIIEISGYTQDEKLEIAKRYLVPRQIEQHGLQPEQFSITDKALRAIIEGYTRESGVRQLERTIASVIRGVAKKIAMDEIESAHVDVDDLKEYLGARKYFSEVAERTEEPGVATGLAWTPAGGDILFIEASAARGNGRLILTGQLGDVMKESAQLAYSYVKAHADTLGIPLDAFRYWDVHVHVPAGAVPKDGPSAGVALLTALASLFTQRRVRHTVAMTGEITLRGLVLPVGGIKEKVLAAKRAGIQTVLLPEKNQKDVEEIKPESLEGLEIVYVRRVHDVLARALEPEAVRDPQELYHVPEAERTPAPANGAVSDTVINE is encoded by the coding sequence ATGCGTTACGGAGACCTGCTGTACCTGCTGGATGAAGACCCGGAGCAGAGCATTCCGCTGCCCACGCCGGATGAGCAGCGGGCCATGAGTGCTGAGGAGGTACCGGAGACGCTGCCTATCCTGGCCCTTCGTAATACGGTGCTCTATCCAGGCGTGGTGCTGCCGATTACAATCGGTCGGGATGCCTCGCTGAAGCTGGTGCGGGACGCGTTTGCAGGAGATCGGCTGATCGGAGTAGTTGCCCAGCGGAGCAGCGAAATTGAAAACCCGACGCCGGACGATCTATACCGTGTGGGCACGGTTGCTTCGATCCTCAAGCTGATCAAAATGCCTGACGGCTCAAAGTCGATTGTCATCCAGGGACGGCGTCGGTTTGAGATAGACGAATACGTACAGACGGATCCCTACTTTGTGGCCCGCGTGCATCCGCTCGACGACAGCCTGGAAGGCGTAGACGAGGTTGAGCTGCAGGCCCGTGTCCGCTCCATCAAGGAGCTTGCTGTCCAGATCGTCAATCTGTCGCCAAATCTGCCCAGCGAAGCGGCCTATGCGATCCAGAACATTGAGTCCCCGTCATTTTTGATTTATTTCATTGGCTCGAACCTGCCAATCGACGTAGCCGCCAAGCAGGAATTACTGGAAGCGCACTCCATCCTGGAACAGGCCGATCTGCTCATGCAGCATCTGTCGCGAGAGCTCCAGGTGCTGCAACTCTCGCAGGAGATCCGTTCGCGGGTCAAAAGCGATGTCGATCGGCAACAGCGGGAATACTTGCTGCGGCAACAGCTGAAGGCCATCCAGGAAGAGCTGGGCGAGGCAGACGAAACGGCCGAAATTGAGGAGCTGCGGAAGCGGGCGGAAGAAAAACCACTGCCCGAACATGCCCGCAAAGCCGTGCTGAAGGAAATCGAGCGGCTTTCTCGGATGAATCCAGCCTCGCCCGACTACGCGGTCACCCGTAACTATATCGACTGGATCCTGGAGCTACCCTGGCAGGAGTACTCGGAAGATCATCTGGATCTACAGGAAGCCCAGCGCATCCTCGACGAGGACCATTACGGGCTGGAGCAGGTCAAAAAGCGGATTCTGGAGTACCTGGCCGTGCTCAAACTCAAGGGCGACATGAAGGCACCCATCCTGTGCTTCGTCGGACCACCGGGCGTGGGGAAGACCAGCCTGGGTAAGAGCATTGCACGGGCACTGGGCCGGAAGTTCGTCCGTGTCAGCCTCGGCGGCGTGCGCGACGAAGCCGAAATTCGCGGCCACCGCCGCACCTACGTGGGCGCCCTGCCCGGCCGCATCATTCAGGGCATGAAAAAGGCGGGCACGGCCAATCCGGTCTTTATGCTTGACGAAATCGACAAGCTGGGCGCCGACTTTCGAGGGGATCCATCCAGTGCGCTCCTGGAAGTGCTCGACCCTGAGCAGAACTACGCCTTCAGTGACCACTACCTGGAGCTGGAGTACGACCTGTCACGCGTGCTGTTTATCGCAACCGCCAACTACCTGGATCTGATCCCGGCGCCGCTGCGGGACCGCATGGAAATAATCGAAATCAGCGGCTACACGCAGGACGAAAAGCTTGAGATTGCCAAACGCTATCTGGTACCACGGCAGATCGAACAGCACGGACTTCAGCCCGAACAGTTCAGCATTACCGATAAAGCGCTCCGGGCGATCATCGAGGGCTACACGCGAGAATCGGGCGTGCGTCAGCTGGAACGCACCATTGCCTCGGTCATCCGTGGAGTGGCGAAAAAGATTGCTATGGACGAAATTGAATCGGCCCATGTCGATGTAGACGATCTCAAGGAATACCTGGGAGCCCGAAAGTACTTCTCCGAAGTGGCGGAGCGCACCGAAGAGCCCGGTGTGGCAACCGGTCTGGCCTGGACACCTGCCGGGGGCGACATTCTCTTCATCGAGGCATCGGCTGCACGGGGCAACGGCCGGCTGATCCTCACCGGCCAGCTGGGCGATGTCATGAAAGAGTCAGCCCAACTGGCCTACTCTTATGTGAAAGCACATGCCGATACCCTGGGCATCCCACTTGATGCCTTCCGCTACTGGGATGTGCACGTGCATGTGCCAGCAGGCGCCGTACCCAAAGACGGTCCCTCGGCTGGTGTAGCCCTCCTGACAGCACTGGCTTCGCTTTTCACGCAGCGACGCGTGCGGCATACGGTGGCCATGACGGGCGAGATTACACTCCGGGGGCTGGTATTGCCCGTAGGCGGCATCAAAGAAAAGGTACTGGCAGCCAAGCGAGCCGGCATTCAGACGGTACTGTTGCCGGAAAAAAACCAGAAGGACGTTGAAGAAATCAAGCCCGAATCACTCGAAGGGCTGGAGATCGTCTACGTTCGACGTGTGCATGACGTGCTGGCGCGAGCGCTGGAACCCGAAGCCGTGCGCGACCCACAGGAGCTCTATCACGTGCCGGAAGCCGAACGCACGCCGGCTCCAGCCAACGGGGCAGTGTCCGATACTGTCATCAACGAATAG
- a CDS encoding PH domain-containing protein → MVFLFRPRIDRGLVGLLVVGLLLPLGVGVWLIVRGETAAGLILLMIGSLDLFLMRVLVWPMYYEVRPEALVVHSGMIQLRVPYARIQRITRHHPWRDFSLRAIGFSLSLREALRIEYGRTPRPNWLVIAPEDPVAFLEAIARYAPMLQQTGRYELTRQPEEDGHLTAASHQVR, encoded by the coding sequence ATGGTCTTCCTTTTCCGACCCCGCATAGACCGTGGACTTGTGGGATTGCTGGTAGTGGGGTTGCTGTTGCCTTTGGGCGTGGGGGTATGGTTGATCGTCCGTGGAGAAACGGCGGCTGGATTGATTTTGCTGATGATCGGGAGCCTGGACCTTTTCTTGATGCGGGTGCTCGTATGGCCCATGTACTATGAGGTACGTCCCGAAGCCCTGGTGGTTCATTCAGGAATGATCCAGCTCCGTGTGCCTTACGCGCGGATCCAACGTATAACCCGCCATCATCCCTGGCGAGATTTTTCCCTACGGGCGATAGGATTCAGCCTTTCGCTGCGGGAGGCCCTGCGTATTGAATATGGCCGGACACCTCGTCCTAACTGGCTGGTCATTGCCCCAGAAGATCCTGTGGCTTTTCTGGAAGCGATCGCCCGTTATGCCCCAATGTTGCAGCAAACGGGGCGCTATGAATTGACGCGGCAGCCAGAGGAAGACGGACACCTGACCGCAGCGTCTCATCAAGTTCGTTGA